The Micromonospora sp. WMMD961 genome has a segment encoding these proteins:
- a CDS encoding efflux RND transporter periplasmic adaptor subunit, translated as MRRPQLPRPANTTRPRLLVALTAVAVLTATTAASCGDDDPDLALASAARNPVSEVIDAPATVTARAAATLTAPADGTLASLRVQPGQSVKRGQVLAVVDSPAAQQRLRQAKEALDAAKRAGRGVSTGDLTGSRRGTDKAANEAFDAAREAAAKIADPQLRAALLTQVTSAQRQYAAAARSADQAVRAVQRGINGLSSAVGALSAAQRLQAQQGYDLAKATVDALTLRAPIAGVVQPGGTRAGGSATGGLAGLLEQAGGAQAAGIDPSVLAPGQGGPPAGVDDAVVVGGRVTAGTPVLTVVDTGQLGLLAEVDETDVLLVKAGVTATVELDAVTGASYDAVVRSVDVLPTNSAQGGVTYRVRLALGAGKLAEDEPAPTPRPGMNAIVHLRVREAADAVTVPASAVFSADGRDAVWVVRDGRAGRAAVTVGVQGSDLVQILNGVQPGDRIVVRGTDQVRDGQEVR; from the coding sequence GTGCGCCGCCCCCAGTTGCCGCGGCCAGCCAACACCACGCGGCCCCGCCTGCTCGTCGCCCTGACCGCCGTCGCCGTCCTCACCGCCACCACCGCCGCCTCGTGCGGCGATGACGACCCGGACCTCGCGCTGGCGTCGGCGGCCCGCAACCCGGTCAGCGAGGTGATCGACGCTCCGGCGACGGTGACCGCTCGGGCCGCCGCCACCCTCACCGCTCCCGCCGACGGCACCCTGGCGAGTCTCCGCGTCCAGCCAGGACAGTCGGTGAAGCGTGGCCAGGTCCTCGCCGTGGTCGACTCGCCCGCCGCCCAGCAGCGGCTCCGGCAGGCGAAGGAGGCGTTGGACGCGGCGAAGCGCGCCGGACGGGGCGTCTCCACGGGTGACCTGACCGGCAGCCGACGCGGCACGGACAAGGCGGCGAACGAGGCGTTCGACGCCGCCCGCGAGGCCGCCGCGAAGATCGCCGACCCGCAGTTGCGGGCGGCGCTGCTGACCCAGGTGACGTCCGCCCAGCGGCAGTACGCCGCCGCTGCGCGCAGCGCGGACCAGGCCGTACGCGCCGTGCAGCGCGGGATCAACGGGCTGAGCTCCGCCGTCGGCGCGCTCTCCGCGGCGCAGCGGCTCCAGGCCCAGCAGGGGTACGACCTGGCGAAGGCGACAGTGGACGCGTTGACCCTGCGCGCTCCGATCGCCGGTGTGGTGCAGCCGGGCGGCACCCGGGCCGGCGGCAGCGCGACCGGTGGTCTCGCCGGGCTGTTGGAACAGGCCGGTGGCGCCCAGGCCGCCGGCATCGACCCCTCCGTGCTGGCCCCCGGCCAGGGCGGGCCGCCGGCCGGGGTCGACGACGCGGTCGTGGTCGGCGGTCGGGTCACCGCCGGCACACCGGTCCTGACCGTGGTCGACACCGGGCAGTTGGGGCTCCTCGCCGAGGTGGACGAGACCGACGTGCTGCTGGTCAAGGCCGGCGTGACCGCCACTGTCGAGTTGGACGCCGTCACCGGCGCCAGCTACGACGCCGTGGTCCGTTCGGTCGACGTGCTGCCCACCAACTCCGCCCAGGGCGGGGTCACCTACCGGGTACGCCTCGCCCTGGGCGCCGGGAAGCTGGCCGAGGACGAGCCGGCTCCCACCCCCCGCCCCGGCATGAACGCGATCGTCCACCTGCGGGTACGCGAGGCCGCCGACGCGGTGACCGTCCCCGCCTCGGCGGTGTTCTCCGCCGACGGCCGGGACGCGGTGTGGGTGGTCCGGGACGGCAGGGCCGGCCGGGCGGCGGTGACCGTGGGTGTCCAGGGGTCGGATCTGGTGCAGATCCTCAACGGTGTCCAACCCGGTGACCGGATCGTGGTGCGCGGCACCGACCAGGTCCGCGACGGCCAGGAGGTGCGGTGA
- a CDS encoding TetR/AcrR family transcriptional regulator, with protein sequence MPRVGLNQQTVVREAARLADEVGYQQLTLAALASRLGVALPSLYKHVRGADALSQKLSALATAELATELTTAAAGRAGGDALRAMADAYRDYAHRHPGRYPATQQVPDPNDPEHVEAGERAVGAIFAVLRGYGLTGDDAVDATRALRSALHGFVALEAAGGFGLPRELDRSYHQLVASMDISFRSWPAADA encoded by the coding sequence GTGCCTAGGGTCGGTCTCAACCAGCAGACCGTGGTGCGGGAGGCAGCACGGCTGGCCGACGAGGTCGGCTACCAGCAGCTCACCCTCGCCGCACTCGCCAGCCGGCTCGGGGTGGCGCTACCCAGCCTCTACAAGCACGTGCGGGGTGCGGACGCGCTGTCCCAGAAGTTGTCCGCGCTGGCCACCGCAGAGTTGGCCACCGAGCTGACCACCGCCGCCGCCGGGCGGGCCGGTGGGGACGCGCTGCGGGCGATGGCCGACGCCTACCGCGACTACGCCCACCGGCACCCCGGCCGCTATCCGGCGACGCAGCAGGTGCCGGACCCGAACGACCCGGAGCATGTGGAGGCGGGCGAGCGCGCGGTCGGCGCCATCTTCGCGGTGCTGCGCGGGTACGGGCTCACCGGTGACGATGCCGTGGACGCGACCCGTGCCCTGCGCAGCGCCCTGCACGGCTTCGTCGCCCTGGAGGCCGCAGGTGGCTTCGGCCTGCCCCGCGAACTCGACCGCTCGTACCACCAACTGGTCGCCAGCATGGACATCTCGTTCCGCTCCTGGCCGGCCGCCGACGCGTGA
- a CDS encoding alpha/beta hydrolase → MTTSQVRRDGGHIAYEVHGEGPLVVLAHGMGENRSSYRHLVPLLVAAGHTVASVDVRGHGESSVGWPTYAPAEVGADLLAVVRDLDAGPAVLVGSSSSAAAVVFAAADAPELVAGIVQVGAFVGQRKLNPLVRMAMWSVLHSPRLFGMFHKTLFPVHRPADDAAYRRSMVANLREPGRMAAMRGVIVPVEPHWTARAPQVRQPVLVLMGAKDPDFPDPGAEARAARRLFRTAEARMIEEAGHYPHADRPQRTAEELRGFLAVCTGA, encoded by the coding sequence ATGACAACTAGCCAGGTTCGTCGCGACGGCGGCCACATCGCGTACGAGGTACACGGCGAGGGCCCACTGGTCGTCCTCGCACACGGCATGGGCGAGAACCGGTCGAGCTACCGGCACCTGGTGCCGCTGCTGGTAGCGGCCGGTCACACGGTCGCCTCCGTCGACGTCCGGGGGCACGGCGAGTCCAGCGTCGGCTGGCCCACGTACGCACCGGCGGAGGTCGGCGCGGATCTGCTGGCCGTGGTCCGCGACCTCGACGCCGGCCCGGCCGTGTTGGTCGGCAGCTCGTCCAGCGCGGCGGCGGTGGTCTTCGCCGCGGCCGACGCGCCCGAGCTGGTCGCCGGCATCGTGCAGGTCGGCGCGTTCGTGGGTCAGCGCAAGCTCAACCCGTTGGTGCGGATGGCCATGTGGTCCGTGCTGCACAGCCCTCGACTGTTCGGGATGTTCCACAAGACGCTGTTCCCGGTGCACCGGCCGGCCGACGACGCCGCGTACCGGCGATCCATGGTGGCCAACCTGCGCGAGCCCGGCCGGATGGCCGCGATGCGCGGGGTGATCGTCCCGGTCGAGCCGCACTGGACCGCCCGCGCCCCGCAGGTGCGGCAGCCGGTGCTGGTGCTGATGGGTGCCAAGGATCCGGACTTCCCCGACCCGGGGGCGGAGGCGCGAGCCGCGCGCCGGCTCTTCCGCACCGCCGAGGCCCGGATGATCGAGGAGGCCGGCCACTATCCGCACGCCGACCGGCCGCAGCGCACGGCCGAGGAACTGCGCGGCTTCCTGGCGGTGTGCACCGGTGCCTAG
- a CDS encoding proline dehydrogenase family protein has product MLRSVILAASRSSQVERLVATAPYTRDVVRRFVAGAATDDALRATRGLVDDGLAVTLDHLGEDTVTPEQAVATRDEYLKMLTLLAAAGLTPAAEVSVKLSALGQMFDEQLAYDNARAICAAADTAGTTVTLDMEDHTTTDSTLEVLGRLRKDFPSTGAVLQAYLRRTESDCRELSSAGSRVRLCKGAYKEPESVAYQSAREVDKSYVRCMNILMSGDGYPMLATHDPRMIAIGEDRARWFDRGPERFEFQMLYGIRPEEQARLAAEGYTVRTYVPYGDEWYGYLMRRLAERPANLVFFGRALISKK; this is encoded by the coding sequence ATGCTCCGTTCCGTCATCCTCGCCGCCTCCCGGTCATCCCAGGTCGAGCGGCTCGTCGCGACCGCCCCGTACACCCGGGACGTCGTTCGCCGGTTCGTCGCCGGCGCTGCCACCGACGACGCGTTGCGCGCGACCCGCGGGCTCGTCGACGACGGTCTCGCGGTCACCCTCGACCACCTCGGTGAGGACACCGTCACCCCCGAACAGGCCGTCGCCACCCGCGACGAGTACCTGAAGATGCTGACGTTGCTCGCCGCCGCGGGGCTCACTCCCGCCGCCGAGGTCAGCGTGAAGCTGTCCGCGCTCGGCCAGATGTTCGACGAGCAGTTGGCGTACGACAACGCGCGGGCGATCTGCGCGGCGGCCGACACGGCGGGCACCACGGTCACCCTGGACATGGAGGACCACACCACCACCGACTCGACGTTGGAGGTGCTGGGTCGGCTGCGTAAGGACTTCCCGTCGACGGGCGCGGTGCTCCAGGCGTACCTGCGCCGGACCGAGTCGGACTGCCGGGAGCTCTCCTCGGCAGGGTCGCGGGTGCGGCTGTGTAAGGGTGCCTACAAGGAGCCGGAGTCGGTGGCGTACCAGTCGGCCCGCGAGGTGGACAAGTCGTACGTCCGGTGCATGAACATCTTGATGTCCGGCGACGGCTATCCGATGCTGGCGACCCACGATCCTCGGATGATCGCCATCGGGGAGGACCGGGCCCGGTGGTTCGACCGGGGGCCGGAGCGCTTCGAGTTCCAGATGCTCTACGGCATCCGCCCGGAGGAGCAGGCGCGCCTGGCCGCCGAGGGTTACACGGTGCGCACCTACGTCCCGTACGGCGACGAGTGGTACGGCTACCTGATGCGCCGGCTCGCCGAGCGCCCGGCCAACCTGGTCTTCTTCGGCCGGGCCCTGATCTCCAAGAAGTAG
- a CDS encoding glutathionylspermidine synthase family protein produces MRRETVTPRPDWDTTIREQGLIYVDTELPDGGIMSYWDETAAYAFDLDEVLRLEEATEELHRMSVAAAEHVVTHRRYAEFGIPAWAADAVARSLREAPPTLYGRFDLAYDGTWPPKMLEYNADTPTALVEASIIQWYWLEQSRPELDQWNSLHERLVGTWAKIGSGLHEPRVHVLWSNEEESGEDHMTAGYLAETARQAGLSVTLQPIQEIGWDGRRFVDADDQPVTTCFKLYPWEWMLAEPYGPTALAPGTPTTWIEPAWKLLLSNKALLAVLWELYPDHEYLLPAYLDSPRGMPEYVAKPLLGREGGSVRIVTADEEITNPGIYGDEGWCYQEFRALPQFAGNRVVLGSWIVDGESAGVGVRESASLITDGYARFLPHYIDAPRTP; encoded by the coding sequence ATGCGCCGCGAGACCGTCACCCCGCGCCCCGACTGGGACACCACCATTCGGGAGCAGGGGTTGATCTACGTCGACACCGAGCTGCCCGACGGCGGGATCATGTCGTACTGGGACGAGACCGCCGCGTACGCGTTCGACCTGGACGAGGTGCTCCGACTGGAGGAGGCCACCGAGGAGCTGCACCGGATGTCAGTGGCCGCCGCCGAGCACGTGGTGACCCACCGCCGGTACGCCGAGTTCGGCATCCCGGCGTGGGCGGCCGACGCGGTGGCCCGGTCGCTGCGCGAGGCGCCACCCACCCTCTACGGGCGCTTCGACCTGGCGTACGACGGCACCTGGCCGCCGAAGATGCTGGAGTACAACGCGGACACCCCGACCGCGCTGGTCGAGGCGAGCATCATCCAGTGGTACTGGCTGGAGCAGAGCCGGCCGGAGCTGGACCAGTGGAACAGCCTGCACGAGCGGCTGGTCGGCACCTGGGCGAAGATCGGATCCGGGCTGCACGAGCCCCGGGTGCACGTGCTCTGGTCGAACGAGGAGGAGTCCGGCGAGGACCACATGACCGCCGGTTACCTCGCCGAGACCGCCCGACAGGCCGGTCTGAGCGTCACCTTGCAGCCCATCCAGGAGATCGGCTGGGACGGCCGGCGCTTCGTCGACGCCGACGACCAACCGGTGACCACGTGCTTCAAGCTCTACCCGTGGGAGTGGATGCTGGCCGAGCCGTACGGGCCGACGGCGCTGGCCCCGGGCACCCCGACCACCTGGATCGAGCCGGCCTGGAAGCTGCTGCTGTCCAACAAGGCGTTGCTCGCGGTCCTGTGGGAGCTGTACCCCGACCACGAGTACCTGCTCCCGGCCTACCTCGACTCGCCGCGCGGCATGCCGGAGTACGTGGCCAAGCCGCTGCTCGGCCGGGAGGGCGGTTCGGTACGCATCGTCACCGCCGACGAGGAAATCACCAACCCCGGGATCTACGGCGACGAGGGCTGGTGTTACCAGGAGTTCCGGGCGTTGCCGCAGTTCGCCGGCAACCGGGTGGTGCTGGGCAGCTGGATCGTCGACGGCGAGTCGGCCGGGGTGGGAGTGCGGGAGAGCGCCAGCCTGATCACCGACGGCTACGCGCGGTTCCTGCCGCACTACATCGACGCGCCACGCACCCCGTGA
- a CDS encoding CGNR zinc finger domain-containing protein, with protein MNFDAYARTGVDLVNARLDDLDDLRALFTEDHSWMSDEVVERDVAIFRRAQKRLRDVFEYGTSGRDAQAVTELNALLEAFPVQPRISGHDSSDWHMHVTSRGASVSAEYLAGAVWGLSVWLCEYGSARFGVCADERCGNVYLDTSSNCCRRFCSERCATRSHVAAHRARKRAAVGEQVTVAAQPTAGADSLSPVS; from the coding sequence GTGAACTTCGACGCGTACGCGCGGACCGGTGTTGACCTGGTCAACGCCCGCCTGGACGACCTCGACGACCTGCGTGCCCTCTTCACCGAGGACCACTCCTGGATGAGCGACGAGGTCGTGGAACGGGATGTGGCGATCTTCCGGCGGGCGCAGAAGCGACTGCGGGACGTCTTCGAGTACGGCACCTCGGGGCGCGATGCCCAGGCGGTGACCGAGCTGAACGCGCTGCTGGAGGCGTTCCCGGTGCAGCCGCGCATCTCCGGGCACGACTCCAGCGACTGGCACATGCACGTGACCAGCAGGGGCGCGTCGGTCAGCGCGGAATACCTGGCCGGCGCGGTCTGGGGGCTGTCGGTCTGGCTCTGCGAGTACGGCAGCGCCCGATTCGGGGTCTGCGCCGACGAGCGGTGCGGCAACGTCTACCTGGACACGTCGTCCAACTGCTGCCGGCGGTTCTGCTCCGAGCGCTGCGCCACCCGCTCGCACGTGGCCGCGCACCGGGCCCGCAAGCGGGCGGCGGTCGGCGAGCAGGTGACCGTCGCCGCGCAGCCGACCGCCGGCGCCGACTCGCTCTCGCCGGTCAGCTGA
- a CDS encoding sugar phosphate isomerase/epimerase: protein MTSRVPVLLSSSSVFPEPTAAAFQLAAALGYDGVEVMVWTDVVSQDAGALRGLSEHYGVPVLSVHAPCLLVTQRVWSPDPWERLRKAAELAETLAAPTVVVHPPFTWQRDYARNFAEGLAGVGDRFPGLRFAVENMYPVRMAGRQFVPYVPGWDPTDTGYPAYTLDLSHCAASHSDPLEMADRMGAGLAHVHLGDGTGKGRDEHLVPGRGTQPCGELLSSLAGRGFTGAVAVEVATRGAKSRAVREADLRAALEFARQHLTASSPVDA, encoded by the coding sequence GTGACTTCCCGCGTTCCCGTGCTCCTGTCCAGCTCGTCGGTCTTTCCCGAGCCGACCGCGGCGGCGTTCCAACTGGCTGCGGCACTCGGGTACGACGGCGTCGAGGTGATGGTCTGGACCGACGTGGTCAGCCAGGACGCGGGGGCACTGCGCGGCCTCTCGGAGCACTACGGCGTGCCGGTGCTCTCGGTGCACGCTCCGTGTCTGCTGGTCACCCAGCGGGTGTGGAGCCCGGACCCGTGGGAGCGGCTGCGCAAGGCCGCCGAGCTGGCCGAGACGCTGGCGGCGCCGACCGTCGTGGTGCACCCACCGTTCACCTGGCAGCGGGACTACGCCCGCAACTTCGCCGAGGGGTTAGCAGGCGTCGGGGACCGGTTCCCCGGGCTGCGGTTCGCCGTGGAGAACATGTACCCGGTGCGGATGGCGGGGCGGCAGTTCGTCCCGTACGTGCCCGGCTGGGATCCCACCGACACCGGCTACCCGGCGTACACCCTGGATCTTTCGCACTGCGCGGCCTCGCACAGCGACCCCCTGGAGATGGCCGACCGGATGGGTGCCGGGCTGGCGCACGTGCATCTCGGTGACGGCACCGGTAAGGGACGCGACGAGCACCTGGTGCCCGGTCGTGGCACCCAGCCCTGCGGTGAGCTGCTCTCCTCGTTGGCCGGGCGTGGCTTCACCGGGGCGGTGGCGGTGGAGGTCGCGACCCGGGGCGCGAAGAGCCGCGCGGTGCGCGAGGCGGACCTGCGTGCCGCGCTGGAGTTCGCCCGCCAGCACCTGACCGCGTCGTCCCCGGTCGACGCCTGA
- a CDS encoding Ppx/GppA phosphatase family protein, translating to MRLGVLDVGSNTVHLLVVDAHHGAHPWPAHSEKVVLRLAEQIGPDGALTEAGADGLVKAVGMAKAASAGLEADDLIAFATSAVRDATNAADVLARVRDETGVRLAVLSGADEARMTFLAVRRWFGWSAGRLLVLDIGGGSLEIAAGIDEDPDVAISLPLGAGRLTRERLRVDPASAAPPSAEAVEKLREYVESRLDKVADQITQVGWDRTVATSKTFRTLARLAGAAPSGAGLWVRRSLTRAGLRQVIGFIRHIPPAQLMELEGVSAGRAHQLLAGAVVAEAVMRRLDMDSLDICPWALREGVILRRLDQLEPI from the coding sequence ATGCGACTGGGTGTCCTCGACGTCGGATCCAACACGGTGCACCTCCTCGTGGTGGACGCGCACCACGGCGCGCACCCGTGGCCGGCGCACTCGGAGAAGGTGGTGCTCCGGCTGGCCGAGCAGATCGGCCCCGACGGTGCGCTCACCGAGGCGGGCGCCGACGGCCTGGTCAAGGCCGTCGGGATGGCCAAGGCAGCGTCCGCCGGGTTGGAGGCCGACGACCTGATCGCGTTCGCCACGTCCGCGGTGCGCGACGCCACGAACGCGGCCGACGTGCTGGCCCGGGTCCGCGACGAGACCGGCGTACGCCTGGCGGTGCTCTCCGGTGCGGACGAGGCGCGGATGACGTTCCTGGCTGTCCGGCGGTGGTTCGGCTGGTCGGCGGGTCGGCTGCTGGTGCTGGACATCGGCGGCGGCTCTCTGGAGATCGCGGCCGGGATCGACGAGGACCCGGACGTTGCGATCTCGCTGCCGCTCGGCGCCGGCCGGCTGACCCGGGAGCGGCTGCGGGTCGACCCGGCCAGCGCGGCGCCGCCGTCGGCGGAGGCCGTCGAGAAGCTCCGGGAGTACGTCGAGAGTCGGCTGGACAAGGTGGCCGACCAGATCACCCAGGTCGGCTGGGACCGGACGGTGGCCACCTCGAAGACGTTCCGCACCCTGGCCCGGCTGGCCGGGGCGGCGCCTTCCGGAGCCGGGCTGTGGGTGCGGCGCAGCCTGACCCGTGCCGGGTTGCGGCAGGTCATCGGGTTCATCCGGCACATCCCACCGGCTCAACTCATGGAGCTGGAGGGGGTCAGCGCAGGTCGGGCCCACCAGTTGCTGGCCGGCGCGGTGGTCGCCGAGGCGGTGATGCGCCGGCTGGACATGGACTCGCTGGACATCTGTCCGTGGGCACTGCGCGAGGGGGTCATCCTCCGCCGGCTCGATCAACTCGAACCGATCTGA
- a CDS encoding TetR/AcrR family transcriptional regulator: MPAPRTPAGSARDRILDTAFRLFYAHGPRGVGVDTVIAESGVAKATLYKHFPRKDDLVLAYLDRVDQAWFGALRAAARDAGDEPREQLVGMFDALAGACRRDGYHGCAFINTAAESPGGSQVHARTVEHKTVVRAWVTELARQAGAARPELLARQLTLLLDGGLASGVLDADPLIADAARRSARTLVDDALR; the protein is encoded by the coding sequence ATGCCCGCGCCACGCACTCCGGCCGGCTCGGCCCGGGACCGGATCCTGGACACGGCGTTCCGGCTGTTCTACGCGCACGGGCCGCGCGGCGTAGGGGTGGACACGGTGATAGCCGAGTCGGGCGTGGCCAAGGCGACGCTCTACAAGCACTTTCCTCGCAAGGACGATCTCGTGCTGGCGTACCTGGATCGGGTCGACCAGGCGTGGTTCGGCGCGCTGCGTGCCGCGGCGCGGGACGCCGGCGACGAGCCGCGCGAGCAGTTGGTCGGCATGTTCGACGCGTTGGCGGGCGCGTGCCGCCGGGACGGCTACCACGGGTGCGCGTTCATCAACACCGCCGCCGAATCACCTGGCGGAAGCCAGGTGCACGCCCGGACGGTTGAACACAAGACCGTGGTGCGTGCCTGGGTGACCGAACTGGCCCGTCAGGCGGGCGCCGCCCGACCAGAGTTGCTTGCCCGACAGCTCACCCTCCTGCTGGACGGCGGGCTCGCCAGCGGTGTGCTGGACGCCGACCCGTTGATCGCCGACGCGGCCCGGCGCAGCGCGCGCACCCTCGTCGACGACGCCCTGCGCTGA
- a CDS encoding NAD(P)-binding domain-containing protein, protein MRIAVLGTGSVGRAIAARTAELGHRVTIGTRDVATTRAGDHAAWMARHPEVGLATLPEAASAAELVVNATNGSASLPALTAAGAANLSGKVLLDIANPLDFGAGFPPSLTVHNTDSLAERIQREFPQAKVVKSLNTLTAELMVRPRQLADGEHTVFVSGDDAEAKRIVTGLLVSFGHTDVIDLGDLSTARGVEMVLPLWLRLYGRLDTATFNIKVVR, encoded by the coding sequence ATGCGTATCGCAGTTCTCGGAACCGGCTCGGTCGGTCGGGCCATCGCCGCCCGCACGGCGGAGCTGGGCCATCGCGTCACCATCGGCACTCGCGACGTCGCCACCACTCGGGCCGGCGACCACGCCGCCTGGATGGCACGACACCCCGAGGTCGGCCTGGCAACCCTGCCCGAAGCGGCCAGCGCGGCCGAGTTGGTGGTGAACGCCACCAACGGCAGCGCCTCGCTTCCGGCGCTCACCGCGGCCGGCGCGGCAAACCTGTCCGGCAAGGTCCTGCTCGACATCGCCAACCCGCTCGACTTCGGTGCGGGTTTCCCGCCCAGCCTGACGGTGCACAACACCGACTCCCTCGCCGAGCGGATCCAGCGCGAGTTCCCCCAGGCCAAGGTGGTCAAGTCGCTCAACACGCTGACCGCCGAGCTGATGGTGCGCCCGCGCCAGCTCGCCGACGGTGAGCACACCGTCTTCGTCTCGGGCGACGACGCCGAGGCCAAGCGGATCGTCACCGGGCTGCTCGTCAGCTTCGGGCACACCGACGTGATCGACCTCGGCGACCTCTCCACCGCACGGGGCGTCGAGATGGTCCTGCCGCTCTGGCTGCGGCTCTACGGGCGGCTCGACACCGCGACCTTCAACATCAAGGTCGTTCGCTGA